One window of Catonella massiliensis genomic DNA carries:
- a CDS encoding transglycosylase domain-containing protein gives MSYSRFEIEEKQRKYGSVSRKLGSKVLIWIVRIFMVAVVALAVTGGYLMYGSVKGIIDKAPEINSVNVMPTGFQTYFYNVKGKKIRTIVGAGANRIYKKLKDIPKTVQEAFIAIEDERFYEHGGIDVRGAFRAGFVALLSGGSKKQGASTLTQQLLKNQVFAGGEEETIMAAIERKIQEQYLAIQLEHVYSKDQILEYYLNTINLGQNTLGVQTAALRYFNKSVSKLTLSEASVIAAITKNPTGNNPITHPEENAARRKSVLNNMKRLGFITEKQLKEAESDDVYARIKAVNKEIKVDTTVNSYYVDATIGQVVEDLVNEKGYTVTQAYNLLYSGGLKIYTYQDPDIQKICNTETANEKYFAGMPGKWKLSYALSVQGKNGKTYNYSEGHIQQMFKLDSMMFNKKGGADQYIKQFKKAKLKGGGEVIGERSEYTIEPQISATVMNQKSGAVSAIVGGRGAKTGNLTLNRATDSTRQPGSLFKVLSTYLPALDTAGYTLASVQDDGEYFYPNSNKEVRNWWGDSHEGLSTYRRGIYRSMNVVTVKALEAIGLTTALAYLKALGISTLSEDDNGFAVALGGLSKGATNLEITGAYAAIANNGIYIKPSFYSKVLDHDGNVILEHKKVARQVMKDSTAFLLTDAMHDTLTRTDATAYRAKLANAGMGQAAKTGSSSWDNDLWISGFTPYYTCTVWLGYDEQTSQIGYELRHHPIWKAIMDGINVKKKLKTKQFKKPDSVTTATICTKSGKLAVPGLCDHAAGGSTVKTEYFAVGTVPKESCDVHVKLNICKESGQAAGPYCPEVISKVFLIKNEEITQTDAYGKAVKRHYNTADTPYVLTKQVQTPCSTHLTPVVPTDSAIGADGEDDGASNDGNDG, from the coding sequence ATGAGCTATAGCAGATTTGAGATAGAAGAAAAACAACGAAAATATGGTTCTGTTTCAAGAAAACTGGGTTCTAAGGTTCTCATTTGGATAGTGAGAATATTTATGGTAGCCGTAGTAGCACTTGCTGTGACAGGCGGCTATCTTATGTACGGAAGTGTGAAGGGGATAATTGACAAAGCACCTGAGATTAACTCCGTAAATGTTATGCCTACAGGATTTCAGACTTATTTTTACAACGTAAAAGGAAAGAAGATAAGGACTATTGTAGGCGCGGGAGCGAACCGTATTTATAAGAAATTAAAAGACATACCAAAGACTGTTCAGGAGGCCTTCATTGCCATAGAGGATGAGCGTTTTTATGAACATGGGGGTATAGATGTAAGAGGTGCATTTAGAGCGGGATTTGTAGCGCTTTTGTCAGGAGGCTCTAAAAAGCAGGGAGCAAGTACTCTTACACAGCAGCTCCTTAAAAATCAGGTCTTTGCAGGCGGTGAAGAAGAGACTATTATGGCTGCAATTGAAAGAAAGATACAGGAGCAGTATCTTGCGATTCAGCTTGAACACGTCTACAGCAAGGATCAGATTCTTGAGTATTATCTTAATACAATAAACCTGGGACAAAATACCCTCGGAGTGCAGACTGCCGCACTTAGATACTTCAATAAGAGCGTAAGCAAGCTGACACTTTCGGAAGCAAGCGTAATTGCGGCTATTACCAAAAATCCTACGGGGAATAACCCCATTACACACCCTGAAGAGAATGCCGCAAGGCGTAAGTCTGTCCTTAACAATATGAAAAGGCTTGGCTTTATCACTGAAAAACAGCTTAAAGAAGCTGAAAGTGATGATGTATATGCAAGGATTAAGGCTGTAAATAAAGAGATAAAGGTAGACACAACTGTAAACTCCTACTATGTGGACGCTACCATAGGTCAGGTGGTGGAAGACCTTGTTAACGAGAAGGGATATACGGTTACACAGGCTTATAACCTCCTTTATTCAGGAGGCCTTAAGATATATACCTATCAGGATCCGGATATTCAAAAAATCTGCAACACAGAGACTGCAAATGAGAAGTATTTTGCGGGAATGCCTGGCAAATGGAAGCTTTCCTATGCACTCTCTGTACAGGGTAAAAATGGTAAGACCTACAATTATTCTGAGGGACATATACAGCAGATGTTTAAGCTCGATAGTATGATGTTCAACAAAAAAGGCGGTGCAGACCAGTACATTAAGCAGTTTAAGAAGGCCAAGTTAAAAGGTGGTGGAGAGGTAATAGGTGAGAGAAGTGAGTACACCATTGAGCCACAGATATCAGCTACCGTGATGAATCAAAAGAGTGGTGCGGTATCAGCTATTGTTGGTGGAAGGGGTGCAAAGACAGGAAACCTTACCCTCAACAGGGCTACGGATTCAACCAGACAGCCTGGTTCGCTTTTTAAGGTGCTATCCACCTATCTTCCTGCCCTTGATACTGCGGGTTATACCCTTGCAAGCGTACAGGATGATGGAGAGTATTTCTACCCTAATTCCAACAAAGAGGTGCGTAACTGGTGGGGAGACAGCCACGAGGGCCTTAGCACCTATAGGCGTGGTATCTACCGCTCTATGAATGTAGTTACGGTAAAGGCTCTTGAAGCAATTGGACTTACGACAGCCTTGGCTTATCTTAAGGCGCTTGGAATATCAACACTTTCTGAGGATGATAATGGCTTTGCAGTGGCACTTGGTGGACTGTCAAAGGGTGCCACAAATCTTGAGATAACCGGTGCTTATGCTGCCATAGCCAATAACGGTATATATATAAAGCCAAGCTTCTATAGCAAGGTGCTTGACCATGATGGCAATGTCATCCTGGAGCATAAAAAGGTTGCAAGGCAGGTAATGAAGGATTCTACAGCGTTTTTACTTACTGATGCCATGCACGATACTCTTACACGTACGGATGCAACTGCTTACAGGGCAAAACTTGCCAATGCAGGTATGGGACAGGCTGCAAAGACAGGTAGTTCAAGCTGGGACAATGACCTTTGGATATCAGGTTTCACACCATATTATACCTGTACTGTTTGGCTTGGATATGATGAACAGACATCGCAGATAGGCTATGAGCTTAGGCATCATCCTATCTGGAAGGCTATAATGGACGGCATAAATGTAAAGAAGAAATTAAAGACAAAGCAGTTTAAGAAGCCGGATTCTGTTACAACAGCGACTATATGTACAAAGTCCGGAAAGCTTGCCGTGCCCGGGCTTTGTGACCATGCAGCAGGAGGGTCTACTGTAAAGACAGAATACTTTGCTGTTGGTACGGTACCAAAGGAAAGCTGCGATGTACATGTTAAACTAAATATATGTAAGGAGTCAGGACAGGCGGCAGGGCCTTATTGCCCTGAAGTAATAAGCAAGGTATTTCTTATCAAAAATGAGGAAATCACACAGACAGATGCCTATGGAAAGGCAGTTAAGAGGCACTATAATACAGCCGATACACCTTACGTTTTAACTAAACAGGTACAGACACCTTGCAGCACACATCTTACACCGGTGGTTCCGACAGATTCGGCTATTGGTGCGGACGGCGAAGATGATGGCGCTTCAAATGACGGCAATGACGGCTAA
- a CDS encoding YigZ family protein produces MSYKTVKKDAFAETEIKKSKFLAHIAEVKSEEEAEALIKQTKKKYYDATHSCSAYVLNSDRGIRHSSDDGEPSGTAGKPILDVILGAGLLDVIVIVTRYFGGTELGTGGLVRAYSGATAEVIKNAEIVEVTTAKLYEFVIDYGLLPKLQHLCMELGIIIYETEYLEKVNISLLITEDVLGKFFKEITEATAGVITKESAVKEEIVNFYLESGKVIIDK; encoded by the coding sequence GTGTCATATAAGACAGTGAAAAAGGATGCTTTTGCAGAAACGGAAATAAAAAAGTCCAAATTTCTTGCGCATATAGCAGAGGTAAAGTCAGAAGAAGAGGCTGAAGCCCTCATCAAGCAGACAAAGAAGAAATACTATGATGCCACACACAGCTGCTCTGCTTATGTGCTTAACTCGGATAGGGGGATTAGACATTCCAGTGATGACGGTGAGCCTTCGGGAACAGCAGGTAAACCCATACTGGATGTGATTTTGGGAGCAGGACTTTTAGATGTAATAGTTATTGTTACAAGATATTTCGGAGGAACCGAGCTTGGTACGGGAGGGCTTGTTAGAGCCTATTCAGGAGCAACAGCGGAGGTCATTAAAAATGCTGAAATAGTCGAGGTAACAACTGCCAAGCTATATGAGTTCGTTATAGACTATGGACTCTTACCAAAGCTTCAGCATCTATGCATGGAGCTTGGTATTATCATATATGAAACCGAGTACCTTGAAAAGGTAAATATATCTCTTCTGATTACAGAGGATGTCTTAGGGAAATTCTTTAAGGAGATAACCGAGGCTACAGCAGGCGTTATCACTAAAGAAAGCGCAGTAAAAGAAGAGATAGTTAATTTTTACCTGGAATCCGGAAAGGTAATTATAGACAAATAA
- a CDS encoding nucleotidyltransferase family protein produces MKDVTLVVMAAGMGSRYGGIKQLDSFGPEGEVIMDYSVFDAIKAGFNKVVIIIRKDIKDDFMEIIGNRLEEKAGVPVHYVYQEMDNLPEGFKVPEGRTKPWGTGQALLAAKEYVHEPFLAINADDFYGREPYKIMHDFLANVDESDGKAHFGMAGYLLKNTLSDNGSVSRGICSVDNSGYLVSIEEHLDVEKKGEGAVGFTASGEKHELSLEDVTSMNMMGLTPKVFEALEKGFVDFLGGISSNPLKAEFFHIKVISDMIRAGKADMKVFNTDAKWFGVTYQEDKPTVKAAIEKLTKDGVYSEKLWN; encoded by the coding sequence ATGAAAGATGTAACATTGGTGGTGATGGCAGCAGGAATGGGCAGCAGATACGGCGGTATCAAGCAGCTTGACTCCTTTGGTCCTGAAGGCGAAGTGATTATGGACTATAGCGTGTTCGATGCTATAAAGGCAGGCTTTAACAAGGTTGTCATCATCATAAGAAAAGACATTAAGGATGATTTTATGGAAATCATCGGCAACAGACTTGAAGAAAAGGCAGGAGTTCCTGTTCACTATGTATATCAGGAAATGGACAATCTTCCGGAGGGCTTTAAGGTGCCTGAGGGACGCACAAAGCCTTGGGGTACAGGTCAGGCGCTCTTAGCCGCAAAGGAATATGTACACGAGCCATTCCTTGCCATAAATGCAGATGATTTTTACGGAAGAGAGCCTTACAAGATAATGCATGATTTCCTTGCAAATGTGGATGAAAGTGATGGGAAGGCTCACTTTGGCATGGCAGGCTACCTGCTTAAGAATACTTTAAGCGACAACGGCTCAGTATCCAGAGGTATCTGCAGCGTGGATAATAGCGGATATCTGGTATCTATTGAGGAGCATCTTGATGTAGAGAAGAAAGGAGAGGGAGCTGTAGGTTTTACGGCAAGCGGTGAAAAGCACGAGTTAAGCCTTGAGGATGTAACTTCTATGAATATGATGGGGCTTACTCCTAAGGTATTTGAAGCTCTTGAGAAAGGCTTTGTAGACTTCCTTGGCGGTATCTCTTCCAATCCGCTAAAGGCCGAATTCTTCCATATCAAGGTAATCAGCGACATGATTCGTGCAGGTAAGGCAGACATGAAGGTGTTTAACACAGATGCAAAATGGTTTGGTGTAACCTATCAGGAAGATAAGCCTACTGTAAAAGCGGCCATAGAGAAGCTTACAAAGGACGGAGTATATTCTGAAAAGCTTTGGAATTAA
- a CDS encoding AraC family transcriptional regulator, with protein MGFSNYQIAGKPAGTSKSNLIYITYTKYENDWPSFMHTHPFTELFLVTGGVGEFYVENDVYPLKKGDFILVNPNTSHTEKSGEENPLEYIAVAVDNYSLNLDNEANHFMFNCILKNPDIIKYMDSMLNEQENNKPYSDHICQNILEIILIEILRTTKTNVDTEPTVNSSKECFKLKKYLDSNYASKITIDDLARLSNLNKYYLIHSFNRYFGSSPINYLCKIRIRVAKELLKNSDYSIDQISQSAGFSSQSYFTQCFKKDCGMSPSAYRQKERIG; from the coding sequence ATGGGATTTTCAAATTATCAGATAGCAGGAAAGCCTGCAGGTACATCAAAAAGTAACCTAATATATATAACGTACACGAAGTACGAGAATGACTGGCCAAGCTTCATGCACACCCACCCTTTTACTGAGCTTTTCCTTGTGACAGGAGGGGTGGGAGAGTTTTATGTGGAAAATGATGTATATCCACTTAAAAAGGGAGACTTCATCCTTGTGAATCCAAACACCTCACACACCGAGAAGTCGGGAGAAGAGAATCCTCTTGAATACATAGCCGTTGCTGTTGATAACTACAGCCTAAATCTTGATAATGAGGCAAACCACTTTATGTTTAACTGCATACTTAAGAATCCTGACATCATCAAATACATGGATTCCATGCTCAATGAGCAGGAAAATAATAAGCCTTACTCCGACCATATCTGCCAGAATATACTGGAGATTATACTTATAGAAATTCTTAGAACTACTAAAACAAATGTAGATACAGAGCCTACCGTAAACTCTAGCAAGGAGTGCTTTAAGCTAAAAAAATACCTCGACTCCAACTATGCCTCTAAAATTACCATAGATGACCTTGCAAGGCTCTCAAACCTGAACAAATATTATCTAATCCACTCTTTTAACAGGTATTTTGGCTCTTCTCCCATCAACTACCTCTGTAAGATTCGTATAAGGGTTGCAAAGGAGTTACTTAAAAACAGCGATTACAGCATAGATCAGATATCACAGTCAGCGGGCTTTTCTTCTCAAAGCTACTTTACCCAGTGCTTTAAGAAGGACTGCGGGATGTCGCCAAGTGCGTATAGACAAAAAGAAAGGATCGGCTAA
- a CDS encoding carbohydrate ABC transporter substrate-binding protein, which yields MRIKKMLAMALSLSMVAASLTACGSKGDSQKSAASKASSMKASTASTTSSAKSASTASETKAGGTLKIAAFEGGNGAEIWNQIKAAFEAETGATVDLHLSSELDKDLTKSFQNGDIPDVVYYNMGTKSGFTETMLKENAIADITDVFDDELKNRLVGGITDNATAQPYADGKIYLAPWTYVPTGFWYNADLVGEGKKYSLPTTWEEFFALGDKARKDGIALFTYPTAGYFDTSMYQMLAQAGGMEFYNKAVNYDPSTWTSKEGKEVVDTIAKLASKDYTWSDTVANANADGGFKKNQQAVIDGKALFMPNGNWVIGEMAASTPKDFHWAMMAQPKFSADQKTYVYTYTEQIWIPKDAANIDLAKQFIKFMYSDKVVELMLANKSVNKETKEETPAPIISPVKGASDKLEAGPVKDSYTLTSASGTEAVAGVWATTKPINGFDMKATVYGAIDSLNTGELTAAQYQKQLEEAWTKLLENLDR from the coding sequence ATGAGAATAAAGAAAATGTTAGCGATGGCACTCAGTTTGTCAATGGTTGCAGCTTCACTTACAGCTTGTGGCTCAAAGGGCGACAGCCAGAAGTCAGCAGCAAGCAAAGCTTCATCTATGAAGGCTTCTACAGCTTCAACCACATCATCTGCGAAGTCCGCTTCGACAGCTTCTGAGACAAAGGCAGGCGGTACACTTAAGATTGCTGCTTTTGAAGGCGGTAACGGAGCAGAGATTTGGAATCAGATTAAGGCAGCTTTTGAGGCAGAGACAGGGGCAACAGTCGACCTTCATCTCTCATCAGAGCTTGACAAAGACCTTACAAAGTCTTTCCAGAATGGTGATATCCCTGATGTAGTCTACTACAATATGGGAACAAAGAGCGGTTTTACAGAGACTATGCTTAAGGAAAATGCAATAGCTGATATCACAGATGTATTTGATGACGAGCTTAAGAACAGACTCGTAGGCGGAATCACAGACAATGCTACAGCTCAGCCTTATGCAGACGGCAAGATATATCTTGCACCTTGGACCTACGTTCCTACAGGATTCTGGTACAATGCAGATCTTGTTGGTGAAGGAAAGAAATACAGCCTCCCTACAACCTGGGAAGAGTTCTTCGCACTCGGTGATAAGGCAAGGAAAGATGGTATAGCACTTTTCACATATCCGACAGCAGGATATTTTGATACTTCTATGTATCAGATGTTAGCTCAGGCTGGAGGAATGGAGTTCTACAACAAGGCTGTAAACTACGACCCTTCAACCTGGACCTCTAAAGAGGGTAAAGAGGTAGTAGATACCATAGCAAAACTTGCTTCTAAGGACTATACCTGGTCAGATACAGTAGCAAACGCAAATGCTGACGGTGGATTTAAGAAGAATCAGCAGGCTGTTATAGACGGAAAAGCATTATTTATGCCAAACGGTAACTGGGTAATCGGAGAGATGGCAGCTTCTACACCTAAGGATTTCCACTGGGCTATGATGGCTCAGCCAAAGTTCTCTGCAGACCAGAAGACTTATGTATATACCTATACAGAGCAGATTTGGATTCCTAAGGACGCAGCAAATATCGACCTTGCTAAGCAGTTCATTAAGTTTATGTACTCTGACAAAGTTGTTGAGCTTATGCTTGCAAACAAGAGTGTAAATAAAGAGACCAAGGAAGAGACTCCTGCACCTATCATTTCCCCTGTAAAGGGTGCTTCTGATAAGCTTGAGGCAGGACCTGTTAAGGATTCTTACACACTTACAAGTGCAAGCGGCACAGAGGCTGTTGCAGGTGTATGGGCTACAACAAAGCCAATCAATGGTTTTGACATGAAGGCTACAGTATACGGAGCTATTGATTCACTTAATACAGGAGAACTTACAGCAGCACAGTATCAGAAACAGCTTGAAGAGGCTTGGACTAAATTACTTGAAAATCTTGACAGATAA
- a CDS encoding carbohydrate ABC transporter permease — protein sequence MNRKKSERRFIFACLAPAVILVVLFIFIPTFNVFRMSLYRMGGITNKQTFVGFDNFKDLFGDKSFLQAMQNSILIIVIVTLCTVFLAVLFATLLQRGKFIGQNFFRVIFYIPNILSIVVIAGIFGAIYDPSSGLLNTFLRAIHLDSLAKQWMAEPDIVIYSVIFALVWQAIGYYMVMYMASMAAIPPDFYEAASLDGASEVRMFFQITLPLIWTSIRTTLTFYIISTINLSFLFVQIMSDGGPNGKTEVFLNYMYKQAYGNGAYGYGMAIGVTVFIFSFVLAGTVNKITERKVYQF from the coding sequence ATGAATAGAAAAAAATCGGAAAGGCGGTTCATCTTTGCCTGCCTTGCCCCTGCAGTAATCCTGGTTGTTTTATTTATATTTATTCCTACCTTCAATGTATTTAGAATGTCCTTATACAGAATGGGCGGAATAACAAACAAGCAGACCTTTGTAGGCTTTGATAATTTTAAGGATTTATTTGGAGATAAGAGCTTCTTGCAGGCTATGCAGAACTCTATATTGATAATAGTAATAGTTACTCTATGTACAGTATTTTTGGCGGTGCTTTTTGCAACCCTGCTTCAGAGAGGCAAATTTATCGGTCAGAATTTCTTCAGGGTAATATTCTATATTCCAAATATTTTAAGTATCGTAGTTATAGCAGGTATCTTCGGTGCTATCTACGATCCTTCAAGTGGTCTTCTCAATACATTTCTTAGGGCTATTCACCTTGACTCGCTTGCGAAACAGTGGATGGCAGAGCCTGATATAGTTATATATTCGGTTATATTTGCTCTGGTTTGGCAGGCTATAGGTTATTACATGGTCATGTATATGGCGAGTATGGCGGCGATTCCACCTGACTTTTATGAGGCAGCTTCTCTTGACGGTGCATCTGAGGTTCGTATGTTTTTTCAGATTACCCTGCCTCTTATTTGGACAAGCATCAGAACTACACTTACCTTCTACATCATCAGTACCATCAACCTAAGCTTTCTCTTCGTACAGATTATGTCTGACGGAGGACCTAACGGCAAGACAGAGGTATTCCTCAACTATATGTACAAGCAGGCATATGGAAATGGTGCTTACGGCTATGGTATGGCAATAGGGGTTACAGTATTTATCTTCTCATTTGTACTTGCGGGAACAGTCAACAAGATTACAGAGAGAAAAGTATATCAATTTTAG
- a CDS encoding carbohydrate ABC transporter permease, giving the protein MKRIGTKTLYKIFVYVALISLAISIIIPVGWVFMASFKKNSEFLGGDISPWDLPKSLNFDNFVTAFNDAGMGQFFANSVIVTAIGLVLLLVLALPAAYVLARFFFKGKKILEIGFMAGLFVNINYIVVPIFLMLSDANKALKVTFFLDNRFILALIYATSALPFTIYLLSSYFKTLPKGFEEAAYIDGCSHFKTMLKIMIPMAKPSIITVVLFNFLSFWNEYIIAYTLMDEHETLAMGLKNLMAVEKTATNYGIMYAGLVIVMLPTLILYILVQRRLTEGMTLGGLKG; this is encoded by the coding sequence TTGAAGCGAATTGGAACAAAAACCTTATACAAGATATTTGTATATGTGGCTCTCATAAGTCTGGCTATCTCAATCATCATTCCGGTTGGCTGGGTATTTATGGCGAGCTTTAAGAAAAATTCCGAGTTCTTAGGTGGAGATATCAGCCCTTGGGATTTACCTAAATCACTTAACTTTGATAACTTCGTTACTGCATTTAATGATGCGGGGATGGGGCAGTTCTTTGCAAACTCGGTAATTGTTACAGCTATAGGACTTGTGCTTCTTTTAGTGCTTGCACTTCCTGCTGCCTATGTACTTGCAAGATTTTTCTTCAAAGGCAAGAAAATCCTTGAAATAGGCTTTATGGCAGGCTTATTTGTAAATATCAACTACATAGTGGTACCTATTTTCCTTATGTTAAGTGATGCAAATAAAGCACTCAAGGTAACATTTTTCCTAGACAATAGATTTATACTTGCACTAATCTATGCTACAAGTGCTCTGCCTTTTACCATTTATCTCCTAAGCTCGTACTTCAAGACCTTGCCAAAGGGATTTGAGGAAGCAGCCTATATAGACGGCTGCAGTCATTTTAAGACCATGCTTAAGATAATGATACCAATGGCAAAGCCAAGCATAATTACGGTTGTTTTATTTAATTTCCTGTCATTTTGGAATGAGTACATCATTGCCTATACCCTGATGGATGAGCATGAGACTCTGGCTATGGGACTTAAGAATCTGATGGCTGTTGAAAAGACAGCAACTAACTACGGAATTATGTATGCGGGCCTTGTTATAGTTATGCTTCCTACTCTCATACTCTACATCCTTGTTCAGAGGAGACTTACCGAGGGTATGACTTTAGGCGGACTTAAGGGATAA
- a CDS encoding DUF6903 family protein yields the protein MKEKIIGLVLLLCFILSVGLIISGQKNISMTGFTYEIIGLVGLLVVLFVYNRKYR from the coding sequence ATGAAAGAAAAAATTATTGGTTTGGTTTTATTACTTTGTTTTATTCTGTCCGTAGGTCTCATTATATCCGGACAGAAAAATATATCGATGACAGGTTTTACATACGAGATAATAGGCCTTGTAGGCCTGCTTGTAGTGCTTTTTGTGTATAACAGAAAATATAGGTAA
- the gnpA gene encoding 1,3-beta-galactosyl-N-acetylhexosamine phosphorylase: MNGKGRVTIPTDIDVIEGTKELARRWGADAIRDCDGTDFPVELKDEGLNVYSTYYTTRKDNAWAKANPDEIQQMYIMTPRYTATEEVLKVNLMKGLYPDMLTPNCRDDIKRWWEVIDRTTGDVVPVADWSYDEATTTVEIKTHRFHEYTVSFLAYIMWDPVHMYNAVVNDWQGVEHQITFDVRQPKTHAFTMMRLRKFIEDHPYVNVLRFTTFFHQFTLIFDEMAREKYVDWYGYSASVSPYILEQFEKEVGYTFRPEFIIDQGYYNNQYRIPSKEFSDYQAFQRREVAKIAKEMVDICHECGKEAMMFLGDHWIGTEPFMEEFKTIGLDAVVGSVGNGCTLRLISDIEGVKYTEGRFLPYFFPDTFYEGGNPVKEAKENWVTARRAILRKPIDRIGYGGYLKLAMQFPDFVEYVESVCDEFRVLYDNIKGCKAHSIKTVAVLNCWGKMRAWGNHMVHHALYQKQNYSYYGIVEALSGAPFDVRFISFEDILKDKNLLSDIDVIINVGDTDTAHGGGEYWTNPQIITAVTEFVYGGGGFIGVGEPSAHQANGRFFQLANILGVEEERGFTLGYDKYNWEEKKHFILEDTTKEVDFGEGKKNIFAFEGTDILVQRDKEVQLAVNSFGKGRSVYISGLRYSFENSRLLYRAIMWSAGAEAELKKWFSSNFNVEVHAYLNSGKYCVVNNTYEPQSTTIYKGDGASFELKLAANQIIWYEI; the protein is encoded by the coding sequence ATGAACGGTAAAGGTAGAGTAACTATTCCCACAGACATTGATGTAATTGAAGGGACTAAAGAGTTAGCAAGGAGATGGGGAGCTGATGCTATCAGAGACTGCGACGGGACAGACTTTCCGGTAGAACTTAAGGATGAAGGGCTTAATGTATATTCGACCTACTACACCACTAGAAAAGACAATGCCTGGGCTAAGGCAAATCCGGATGAAATCCAGCAGATGTATATAATGACTCCAAGATATACAGCTACTGAGGAGGTTCTTAAGGTTAATCTTATGAAAGGCCTCTATCCAGATATGCTCACCCCTAACTGCAGAGATGATATAAAGAGATGGTGGGAAGTTATAGACAGGACAACGGGGGATGTTGTGCCTGTTGCTGATTGGAGCTACGATGAAGCTACTACAACTGTAGAAATAAAAACTCATAGATTTCATGAATATACAGTTAGCTTCTTAGCATATATAATGTGGGATCCTGTGCATATGTACAATGCAGTGGTAAATGACTGGCAAGGTGTAGAACATCAGATTACCTTCGATGTACGCCAGCCAAAAACCCACGCATTTACAATGATGAGGCTGCGCAAATTCATAGAGGATCATCCTTATGTAAATGTACTTAGATTTACTACATTTTTCCACCAGTTCACCTTGATTTTTGACGAGATGGCAAGGGAAAAATACGTAGACTGGTACGGATATTCTGCTTCAGTAAGCCCTTATATACTTGAACAGTTTGAGAAAGAAGTGGGATATACCTTCAGACCTGAATTCATCATTGACCAGGGTTATTATAACAATCAGTATAGGATACCTAGCAAAGAATTCAGCGATTATCAGGCATTCCAGAGAAGAGAAGTAGCTAAGATAGCCAAGGAGATGGTGGATATCTGCCATGAATGTGGAAAAGAAGCTATGATGTTCCTTGGAGACCACTGGATAGGAACAGAGCCTTTTATGGAGGAGTTTAAGACAATAGGGCTTGATGCGGTGGTTGGAAGTGTTGGAAATGGCTGCACCTTGAGACTTATCAGTGATATAGAGGGAGTTAAATACACCGAGGGACGATTCTTACCTTACTTCTTCCCAGATACCTTCTACGAAGGCGGCAATCCTGTGAAGGAGGCGAAGGAGAACTGGGTAACAGCTAGAAGAGCAATTCTTAGAAAACCAATCGACAGAATCGGTTATGGAGGCTACTTAAAGCTTGCCATGCAGTTTCCTGACTTTGTAGAATATGTAGAGAGTGTATGCGATGAATTCAGAGTGCTGTATGACAACATAAAGGGCTGCAAGGCACACTCAATCAAAACGGTAGCTGTGCTTAACTGCTGGGGCAAGATGAGGGCCTGGGGCAATCATATGGTTCACCACGCACTCTATCAGAAGCAGAATTATTCATACTACGGCATTGTTGAAGCCTTATCCGGTGCTCCTTTTGATGTAAGGTTCATTAGCTTTGAAGACATACTTAAGGACAAGAATCTTCTTTCAGATATAGATGTAATTATAAATGTAGGAGATACGGATACAGCTCATGGAGGTGGGGAATACTGGACTAATCCTCAGATAATCACCGCTGTTACAGAGTTTGTATATGGTGGTGGAGGCTTCATCGGCGTAGGTGAGCCTAGTGCTCATCAGGCAAACGGACGCTTCTTCCAGCTTGCAAACATCCTTGGCGTGGAGGAGGAGAGAGGCTTTACCTTAGGATATGATAAGTATAACTGGGAAGAGAAGAAGCATTTCATCCTTGAAGACACGACTAAGGAAGTTGACTTTGGAGAGGGCAAGAAGAATATATTTGCCTTCGAAGGTACTGATATCCTTGTACAGAGGGATAAAGAGGTACAGCTTGCGGTAAACAGCTTTGGCAAGGGAAGAAGCGTATATATAAGCGGTCTAAGATACAGCTTTGAAAACAGCAGACTTCTATACAGGGCTATTATGTGGAGTGCGGGTGCAGAGGCAGAGCTTAAAAAATGGTTCTCCTCTAACTTTAATGTAGAGGTTCACGCATACCTTAACAGTGGCAAATACTGTGTGGTTAATAATACCTATGAGCCACAGTCAACCACCATTTACAAGGGAGATGGCGCATCTTTTGAGCTTAAGCTCGCGGCAAACCAGATAATTTGGTACGAAATATAA